In one Paraburkholderia azotifigens genomic region, the following are encoded:
- a CDS encoding LysE family translocator, producing the protein MTLDTLSASALPAGILFALVTTITPGPNNTMLLASGVNFGFRRTLPHILGISAGVVLLMLSVGFGLGEAFRRFDALYTVLEVLSVAYLLYLAWKIGTSGEMQVKKGERRPMRFYEAIAFQWVNPKAWMMVLTAATTIHLSTDFGTNALLMALIFYVIGLPCICLWAAFGTAMRRALSKPVWLRTFNIAMALMLVGSLYPIVLRLFA; encoded by the coding sequence ATGACCCTCGACACCCTGAGCGCCAGCGCCCTGCCCGCCGGCATCCTGTTCGCGCTCGTCACCACTATCACACCCGGACCGAACAACACGATGCTGCTCGCCTCGGGCGTCAACTTCGGCTTTCGCCGCACGCTGCCGCATATTCTCGGGATCAGTGCGGGCGTCGTGCTGCTGATGCTGTCGGTGGGTTTCGGGCTCGGCGAAGCGTTCCGCCGTTTCGACGCGCTGTACACGGTGCTCGAAGTGCTGAGCGTCGCGTATCTGCTGTATCTCGCATGGAAGATCGGCACGTCGGGCGAAATGCAGGTGAAGAAGGGCGAACGCCGGCCGATGCGTTTTTACGAAGCGATCGCGTTCCAGTGGGTCAACCCCAAGGCGTGGATGATGGTGCTGACGGCTGCGACGACCATCCACCTGAGTACCGACTTCGGCACCAACGCGCTGCTGATGGCGCTCATCTTCTACGTGATCGGCTTGCCGTGCATCTGCCTGTGGGCCGCGTTCGGCACCGCAATGCGCCGCGCCTTGTCGAAGCCGGTCTGGCTGCGCACGTTCAACATCGCGATGGCATTGATGCTCGTCGGGTCGCTTTATCCCATCGTGTTGCGTCTGTTCGCGTGA
- a CDS encoding SulP family inorganic anion transporter gives MQTPKDKPAARLSVLKGVLPVDRAMAWRDVFSGISLASMDIPQVLGYARIAGMPTVTGLYTVFLPLVAFAFFGASRHLVVAADSATATIFASRASTIAPMGSAEYVALAGMVALLTAALLLLARIFKLGFLADFLSRTVLVGFLTGVGIQVSIAMLGDMFGMTVPYPSSRSLAQLAYVVGHAAHAHLPTLALTVLVVGAILISKRFWPRVPTPLIAVAGSIAASRTYDFAAHGITVLGPISGGLPPLAFPAVTWQQFLDLVPVAASCFVMIIAQSAAAARVFAQQYHEEVDTNADILGLAAANAAAAFSGTFVVNGSPTQTAMAERAGTRSQIGQLAFAAVVVVVLLFLSAYLQYLPHCVLAAIVFTIAVGLINVPSLAAIRAESPGEFTLALITAAAVVMVGVEHGILLAVALSLLRHVRHSYRPHTMVLEPSTSNGKWRPVPAIPGIMTAPGLIVYRFGADLFFANDHLFCAEVVDLVDAASGDLHSLVVDAAAITALDYSAARTLSDLIEDLHARKLAVIFGRVNPYLRSDMDRHGITPVIGEANVFDTLHEALAAAGISPPHEVGAI, from the coding sequence ATGCAAACTCCAAAAGACAAACCCGCCGCACGACTCAGCGTGCTGAAGGGCGTCCTTCCCGTCGATCGCGCGATGGCGTGGCGGGACGTGTTCTCGGGCATCTCGCTCGCGTCGATGGACATACCGCAGGTGCTGGGCTACGCGCGCATTGCCGGCATGCCCACCGTGACGGGGCTGTACACGGTCTTTTTGCCGCTCGTCGCCTTTGCGTTCTTCGGCGCGTCGCGGCACCTCGTCGTGGCGGCCGACTCGGCAACGGCGACGATCTTCGCCAGCCGGGCGTCAACCATCGCGCCGATGGGCAGCGCCGAGTACGTCGCGCTGGCGGGCATGGTCGCGTTGCTGACGGCGGCGCTGCTGCTGCTCGCGCGCATCTTCAAGCTCGGCTTTCTCGCCGATTTCCTGTCGCGCACGGTGCTGGTCGGTTTTCTGACGGGTGTGGGCATCCAGGTGTCGATCGCGATGCTCGGCGACATGTTCGGCATGACCGTGCCGTATCCGTCGTCGCGAAGTCTTGCGCAGCTGGCGTACGTCGTCGGTCACGCCGCGCATGCGCATCTGCCGACGCTTGCGCTCACCGTGCTCGTGGTCGGCGCGATTCTGATCAGCAAACGCTTCTGGCCGCGCGTGCCGACGCCGCTCATCGCCGTCGCAGGCAGCATCGCGGCGAGCAGGACATACGATTTCGCCGCGCACGGCATCACCGTGCTCGGGCCGATCAGCGGCGGCTTGCCGCCCTTGGCGTTTCCGGCTGTCACGTGGCAACAGTTTCTCGATCTCGTGCCCGTCGCCGCATCGTGCTTCGTGATGATCATTGCGCAAAGCGCTGCGGCGGCGCGCGTGTTCGCACAGCAGTATCACGAAGAAGTCGACACCAACGCCGACATTCTCGGGCTGGCGGCAGCCAATGCCGCGGCCGCGTTCAGCGGTACGTTCGTCGTCAACGGCAGCCCGACGCAAACGGCGATGGCCGAGCGCGCCGGCACGCGCAGCCAGATCGGACAACTCGCGTTTGCCGCGGTCGTCGTCGTGGTGTTGCTGTTTCTGAGCGCGTATCTGCAATACCTGCCGCATTGCGTGCTCGCCGCGATCGTCTTCACGATCGCCGTCGGCCTGATCAATGTGCCGAGCCTCGCCGCGATCCGCGCCGAAAGTCCCGGCGAATTCACGCTGGCGCTGATCACGGCGGCCGCCGTCGTGATGGTCGGTGTCGAACACGGCATTCTGCTTGCCGTCGCGTTGTCGCTGCTGCGGCACGTGCGGCATAGCTATCGCCCGCATACGATGGTGCTGGAGCCGTCCACGTCGAACGGAAAATGGCGGCCCGTGCCTGCGATTCCGGGAATCATGACGGCGCCGGGTCTCATCGTGTACCGCTTCGGCGCCGATCTGTTCTTCGCCAACGATCACCTCTTCTGTGCGGAGGTCGTCGATCTCGTCGATGCCGCTTCGGGCGATTTGCATTCGCTCGTCGTCGATGCGGCCGCGATCACCGCGCTCGACTATTCGGCGGCGCGCACGTTGAGCGATCTGATCGAGGATCTGCACGCGCGCAAGCTGGCTGTCATCTTCGGGCGCGTGAATCCTTATCTGCGATCGGACATGGACCGTCACGGCATCACGCCCGTTATTGGCGAGGCGAATGTCTTCGATACGCTGCATGAAGCGCTCGCGGCTGCGGGTATCAGTCCGCCGCATGAGGTGGGCGCGATATAG
- a CDS encoding VOC family protein codes for MAKLIHTMIRIQDLDRSLKFYQNAFGLAPSHRLDFPDFSLVYLRNDESDNEIELTWNKGREDAYSHGDGYGHVAFVVDDVKRERERLLELGMTPNDVREFHNDDGALLARYFFILDPDGYKIEVLEKHGHYQ; via the coding sequence ATGGCCAAACTGATTCATACCATGATCCGCATTCAGGATCTGGACCGCTCGCTCAAGTTCTATCAGAACGCATTCGGACTCGCGCCGTCGCACCGGCTCGACTTCCCTGATTTTTCGCTTGTCTATCTGCGCAACGACGAATCCGACAACGAGATCGAACTCACCTGGAACAAGGGGCGCGAAGATGCGTATTCGCACGGCGACGGCTACGGTCATGTTGCGTTCGTCGTCGACGACGTGAAGCGCGAACGCGAGCGTCTGCTCGAACTCGGCATGACGCCGAACGACGTGCGCGAATTTCACAACGACGACGGCGCATTGCTCGCGCGCTACTTCTTCATTCTCGATCCCGACGGCTACAAGATCGAAGTGCTCGAGAAGCACGGACATTATCAATAG
- a CDS encoding tat (twin-arginine translocation) pathway signal sequence has product MSRKVIPIETESASAHAPHAPRSLSRREWLKGTGVLVGTLAFPSILATLAPSRVWAVEMQALDTHQGAVLLAFVKQQYPHKTLDDAVYALVVKDLDGKAQKDPAVRQQLADGVKQLDALNGSDWTKRSPADQARDVAAMEKTPFFTTVRTTAIVSLYSNDMAYAHFGYGAALGDGGYLNKGFNDLVWLPDPPAIASGPIPTDS; this is encoded by the coding sequence ATGAGTCGCAAAGTGATTCCCATCGAAACGGAGTCGGCAAGCGCACATGCGCCGCACGCTCCGCGCTCGCTCTCGAGGCGCGAATGGCTGAAGGGTACGGGCGTGCTGGTCGGCACACTCGCGTTTCCGTCGATCCTCGCGACGCTTGCGCCGAGCCGCGTCTGGGCGGTCGAGATGCAGGCGCTCGACACGCACCAGGGCGCCGTGCTGCTCGCGTTCGTCAAACAGCAGTACCCGCACAAGACGCTCGACGATGCCGTGTATGCACTCGTCGTCAAGGATCTCGACGGGAAGGCGCAGAAGGATCCCGCCGTGCGTCAGCAACTCGCTGACGGCGTGAAGCAGCTGGACGCGCTGAACGGTTCCGACTGGACCAAACGCTCGCCCGCCGATCAGGCACGCGATGTCGCTGCAATGGAGAAGACGCCGTTCTTCACGACCGTGCGCACGACGGCCATCGTCTCGCTGTACAGCAACGACATGGCGTACGCGCACTTCGGTTACGGTGCGGCGCTGGGCGATGGCGGCTATCTGAACAAGGGTTTCAACGACCTCGTCTGGCTGCCGGATCCGCCCGCCATCGCAAGCGGCCCGATCCCCACCGACAGCTGA